A single region of the Arthrobacter sp. PAMC25564 genome encodes:
- a CDS encoding MerR family transcriptional regulator codes for MDWSVQQIAKIAGTTSRTLRHYDDIGLLKPSRTGDNGYRHYDQAALVRLQRILLLRELGLGLPAIARALGDEPDAAKALGRHLEWLRQEQDRLARQIDSVRRTLEAVKEGGGIMAEKMFDGFDHTRYRAEVEGRWGKDAYARSDAWWRGMGPGEKDAWKQRSRQLGSDWTAAAESGAAADSDEAQELARRQVEWLTGIPGTPAAAHATGSNSDIKGYVTGLGEMYVADPRFSANYGGEAGAAFVRDALRIYAEKHLQPDPEHAETKLTR; via the coding sequence GTGGACTGGTCCGTGCAGCAGATCGCGAAGATCGCCGGCACCACGAGCCGGACCCTGCGCCACTATGACGACATTGGGCTGCTCAAGCCTAGCCGCACCGGTGACAACGGCTACCGCCACTACGACCAGGCAGCCTTGGTGCGTTTGCAGCGGATCCTGCTCCTTCGTGAACTCGGGCTGGGCTTGCCGGCCATCGCCCGGGCCCTCGGCGACGAACCGGATGCGGCAAAGGCGCTGGGCCGCCACCTCGAGTGGCTGAGGCAGGAACAGGACCGGCTGGCCCGGCAGATCGACTCGGTCCGGCGGACCCTTGAGGCAGTGAAAGAAGGCGGAGGAATCATGGCGGAGAAGATGTTTGATGGCTTTGACCACACCCGCTACCGGGCGGAGGTGGAGGGCCGCTGGGGCAAGGACGCGTATGCCAGGAGTGACGCCTGGTGGCGTGGAATGGGCCCCGGGGAGAAAGACGCCTGGAAGCAGCGCAGCCGGCAGCTGGGGAGCGACTGGACCGCGGCGGCCGAATCCGGCGCCGCGGCGGACAGCGACGAGGCACAGGAGCTGGCCAGGCGGCAGGTCGAATGGCTCACCGGCATTCCGGGGACTCCGGCCGCGGCCCACGCCACAGGCAGCAACAGCGATATCAAAGGGTACGTGACCGGCCTCGGCGAGATGTACGTGGCCGATCCCCGCTTCAGCGCGAACTACGGCGGCGAGGCCGGGGCTGCCTTCGTCCGCGATGCCCTTCGGATCTACGCGGAGAAGCACCTCCAGCCGGACCCTGAGCATGCGGAGACTAAACTTACCCGGTGA